In a single window of the Elaeis guineensis isolate ETL-2024a chromosome 6, EG11, whole genome shotgun sequence genome:
- the LOC105032021 gene encoding vacuolar protein sorting-associated protein 2 homolog 2, which yields MNIFRKKTSAKDALRTSKREMSVATRGIEREIASLQMEEKKLVAEIKKTAKTGNEPATRILARQLIRLRQQITNLQGTRAQIRGVATHTQAMYASTSISAGMKGASKAMAAMNKQMEPAKQAKVMKEFQKQSAQMDMTIEMMSEAIDETLDKDEAEEETEELTNQVLDEIGVDVASQLSSAPKGRIAVNNKKVDNATRTDTTPANPEVDDLEKRLASLRRI from the exons ATGAACATTTTCCGGAAGAAAACCTCCGCCAAAG ATGCTCTTAGGACGAGCAAAAGAGAAATGTCGGTCGCCACAAGAG GCATCGAACGGGAGATTGCATCCCTGCAAATGGAG GAGAAAAAGCTGGTTGCAGAGATAAAGAAGACTGCAAAAACTGGAAATGAG CCTGCAACTCGAATCTTAGCTCGTCAACTTATTCGTCTGAGGCAGCAAATCACTAATTTGCAGGGAACACGTGCACAAATTAGAGGTGTAGCAACTCACACGCAG GCAATGTATGCAAGTACTTCAATTTCTGCTGGGATGAAGGGTGCAAGCAAAGCAATGGCAGCCATGAACAAG CAAATGGAACCAGCAAAGCAGGCAAAAGTAATGAAAGAATTCCAGAAGCAATCAGCCCAAATGGACATGACG attgagatgatgtcagaGGCTATAGATGAAACTTTGGATAAAGATGAGGCAGAGGAGGAAACAGAAGAACTCACTAATCAG GTGCTTGATGAAATTGGTGTTGATGTTGCCTCACag TTATCTTCAGCTCCTAAAGGCCGGATTGCGGTGAACAATAAGAAAGTAGACAATGCCACAAG AACTGACACAACTCCAGCAAACCCTGAAGTTGATGATTTGGAGAAGAGGTTGGCATCCCTGCGGCGCATCTGA